A genomic region of Mus musculus strain C57BL/6J chromosome 7, GRCm38.p6 C57BL/6J contains the following coding sequences:
- the Olfr695 gene encoding olfactory receptor 695, whose translation MEVFNSTLGSGFILVGILNDSGFPEMLCAIIIALYFLALTSNGLLLLVITMDARLHMPMYLLLWQLSLMDLLQPSVIIPKAVLDFLLKDNTISFGGCAFQMFLALTLGSAEDLLLSFMAYDRYVAICHPLNYTILMSQKVCYLMIATSWILASLSALGYSMYTMQYPFCKSRQIRHLFCEIPPLLKLACGDTSTYELMVYLMGVTLLFPALAAILTSYSLILLTVLHMPSNEGRKKALVTCSSHLTVVGMWYGGAIFMYILPSSFHSPKQDNISSVFYMIVTPALNPLIYSLRNNEVIEALKRVLGKKFSVHSTF comes from the coding sequence ATGGAAGTCTTCAACTCCACCTTGGGAAGTGGCTTCATCTTGGTAGGAATTCTGAATGACAGTGGTTTTCCAGAAATGCTCTGTGCCATTATCATAGCACTATACTTTTTAGCCTTGACCAGCAATGGACTGCTGCTGCTGGTCATCACCATGGATGCCCGACTCCACATGCCCATGTATCTTCTGCTCTGGCAACTCTCTCTCATGGACCTCCTCCAACCATCAGTTATCATTCCCAAGGCCGTACTAGATTTTCTTCTCAAAGATAACACTATCTCATTTGGGGGATGTGCCTTTCAGATGTTTCTGGCACTGACACTTGGTAGTGCAGAGGACCTCCTTCTGTCCTTTATGGCTTATGACAGGTATGTGGCCATTTGTCATCCTCTGAACTATACAATCCTAATGAGTCAGAAAGTCTGCTATCTCATGATAGCCACCTCATGGATTCTTGCATCTCTCAGTGCTCTAGGATATAGCATGTATACCATGCAGTATCCTTTCTGCAAGTCCAGGCAGATCAGACATCTCTTCTGTGAGATTCCACCCTTGCTGAAGCTGGCCTGTGGTGACACCTCCACATATGAACTCATGGTTTATTTGATGGGTGTGACTTTGCTCTTTCCTGCTCTTGCGGCCATCCTGACCTCCTACTCACTAATTCTGCTTACTGTGCTCCATATGCCCTCAAATGAGGGCAGGAAAAAAGCCCTTGTCACCTGCTCTTCCCATCTGACTGTGGTTGGCATGTGGTATGGGGGTGCTATTTTCATGTATATCCTGCCTAGTTCCTTCCACAGCCCCAAACAAGACAATATCAGCTCAGTTTTCTACATGATTGTCACTCCAGCTCTGAATCCCCTCATCTACAGCCTGAGGAATAATGAGGTTATTGAGGCTTTGAAAAGAGTCCTGGGAAAAAAGTTTTCAGTGCATTCCACATTCTAG